From Crassaminicella indica, one genomic window encodes:
- a CDS encoding DUF1292 domain-containing protein, whose product MQEKKIVTFIDEEGKKIDFEVVDTLNIEEDKYALLAPVGEEEDAYVYKVIEVDGKEEYIAIEDDDEFARVTEEYESYFDEE is encoded by the coding sequence ATGCAAGAAAAAAAGATTGTAACATTTATTGATGAAGAAGGAAAAAAAATAGATTTTGAAGTTGTTGATACCTTAAATATTGAAGAAGACAAATATGCACTATTAGCTCCTGTTGGAGAAGAAGAAGATGCTTATGTGTACAAAGTTATTGAGGTAGATGGAAAAGAGGAGTACATAGCAATCGAGGATGATGATGAATTTGCTCGTGTAACTGAAGAGTATGAATCTTACTTTGATGAAGAATAG
- the rlmN gene encoding 23S rRNA (adenine(2503)-C(2))-methyltransferase RlmN — protein MERKIDLKSCTMKQLEIFIESIGEKKFRAKQIFGWIHKGINDIDKMSNLSKNLREKLKDKANIGKIKIEDVLISKIDGTRKYLFLLEDGNIIESVLMKYKHGNSVCVSSQVGCRMGCTFCASTIDGVIRNLSAGEILDQVLSIQKDIGERVSNVVIMGSGEPFDNYEEILKFFDIINHPEGLNISLRNITVSTCGLVPQILDLAERRLQVTLAISLHASNDSLRSKMMPINRKYPLDELLKACKIYTDKTNKRITFEYALIKDVNDTTEHANELARKIKNILCHVNLIPLNKIDEREYDTAKIDRIKKFQKILKTNGIEATIRRELGSDINAACGQLRRKYDKKRRSR, from the coding sequence ATGGAGCGTAAAATAGATTTAAAAAGCTGTACGATGAAGCAACTTGAAATTTTTATAGAATCTATTGGAGAAAAGAAATTTAGAGCAAAACAAATTTTTGGATGGATCCACAAGGGAATAAATGATATCGATAAAATGAGTAATCTTTCAAAAAATTTAAGGGAAAAGTTAAAAGATAAAGCAAATATAGGAAAGATCAAAATAGAGGATGTGTTGATTTCTAAAATTGATGGTACTAGAAAATATTTGTTTCTTCTAGAAGATGGAAATATTATAGAAAGTGTATTGATGAAATATAAGCATGGAAATTCTGTTTGTGTGTCTTCACAGGTAGGCTGTAGGATGGGATGTACATTTTGTGCTTCTACTATTGATGGAGTTATAAGAAATTTAAGTGCAGGAGAGATATTAGATCAAGTATTATCCATACAAAAGGATATTGGGGAAAGAGTATCAAATGTTGTAATAATGGGAAGTGGAGAACCCTTTGATAACTATGAAGAAATACTAAAGTTTTTTGATATTATAAACCATCCAGAGGGTTTGAATATAAGTCTTAGAAATATAACAGTATCTACTTGTGGGCTAGTGCCTCAAATATTAGATTTAGCAGAAAGAAGACTACAAGTTACTCTAGCAATTTCTTTGCATGCTTCAAATGATTCATTAAGAAGTAAGATGATGCCTATAAATCGCAAATATCCTTTAGATGAATTGTTGAAAGCATGTAAGATATATACAGATAAGACAAATAAAAGAATTACCTTTGAATATGCACTTATTAAAGATGTGAATGATACTACAGAGCATGCTAATGAGTTAGCGAGAAAAATAAAAAATATATTATGTCATGTAAATTTGATTCCTCTTAATAAAATAGATGAAAGAGAATATGATACTGCAAAAATAGACAGAATAAAAAAATTCCAAAAAATATTAAAGACTAATGGCATTGAAGCAACTATAAGAAGGGAATTAGGTAGTGATATCAATGCTGCTTGTGGTCAATTGAGAAGGAAATATGATAAAAAAAGAAGAAGTAGATAG